In one window of Chryseobacterium sp. JV274 DNA:
- a CDS encoding 5-(carboxyamino)imidazole ribonucleotide synthase produces MKIGILGGGQLGRMLIQSALKYDDEFYTLDPASDAPCHNISYFTQGNFNDYDTVLNFGKDKDVVTIEIEHVNADALAELEKQGIKVVPNASIIKTIQQKILQKEFYKSHDIPSPEFQVVWNSDEKIIMPLPFVQKMNTGGYDGKGVQVIKTQEDYQHLWTEASVIESLVDIEKELSVIVARNEKGETNIFPVTEMVADPKLNLLDFNVCPVLLTEDVQNQIDSITEKFLNAVNSPGLFAIELFLDKEGKIWVNETAPRLHNSGHQSQEGNTNSQFEQMYRVVKNLPLADTDAITYSGMLNLVGAEGYAGKVVYDGMEDVLKLPETYIHLYGKTETKPGRKMGHINVLADSREELMEKLVIVKGMMKVISE; encoded by the coding sequence ATGAAAATAGGAATTCTGGGAGGCGGACAGCTGGGAAGAATGCTGATACAAAGTGCACTGAAGTATGACGATGAGTTTTATACTCTGGATCCGGCTTCTGATGCGCCATGTCATAACATATCGTATTTTACACAGGGAAATTTTAATGACTATGATACAGTTCTGAACTTCGGTAAAGACAAGGATGTTGTAACCATTGAAATAGAACATGTAAATGCTGATGCATTGGCAGAACTTGAAAAGCAGGGAATAAAAGTTGTTCCTAATGCCAGTATCATCAAAACGATCCAGCAAAAGATCCTTCAGAAAGAATTTTATAAAAGCCATGATATCCCAAGCCCGGAATTTCAGGTAGTTTGGAATAGTGATGAGAAAATCATTATGCCATTGCCGTTTGTTCAGAAAATGAATACAGGCGGATATGACGGAAAAGGAGTACAGGTGATCAAAACGCAAGAAGATTATCAACACTTATGGACGGAAGCTTCTGTCATTGAAAGTCTGGTAGATATTGAAAAAGAGCTTTCCGTAATTGTGGCAAGAAATGAAAAAGGAGAAACCAATATTTTCCCGGTGACGGAAATGGTTGCTGATCCCAAATTAAATCTATTAGACTTCAATGTATGTCCGGTTCTTTTAACAGAAGATGTTCAGAACCAGATTGATTCCATAACAGAGAAATTTCTAAATGCGGTGAACTCTCCGGGATTGTTTGCTATCGAATTATTTCTTGACAAAGAAGGAAAAATATGGGTGAATGAAACCGCTCCGAGACTGCACAATTCAGGACATCAGAGCCAGGAAGGAAATACCAATTCTCAATTTGAGCAGATGTACCGAGTGGTGAAAAACTTACCTTTAGCCGATACTGATGCTATCACTTACAGCGGAATGCTGAATCTTGTTGGAGCAGAAGGATACGCTGGAAAAGTAGTCTATGACGGAATGGAAGACGTTCTTAAGTTACCTGAAACCTACATCCATTTATATGGGAAAACAGAAACCAAGCCAGGAAGAAAAATGGGACATATCAATGTTCTTGCAGACTCCAGAGAAGAACTTATGGAAAAGCTTGTTATTGTAAAAGGTATGATGAAAGTAATTTCCGAGTAA
- a CDS encoding DUF1543 domain-containing protein — translation MKLFYVILGATPKGRNIEQHDVFFGIAENLKDLIPDMKEFWKEAEGKIHLDCYQEVKFADGYEVEIVEKEEKSSEDQLFFLNLGGYKPGFFEEFHEQHLMVGQSMGEIVKRAKATEFYQTMGFEGAVSHIDDKHGVDIDDIFNVSDILPAYMKEKYTIILKKSDAENQENPMGLGYLKIDKIQ, via the coding sequence ATGAAATTATTTTATGTTATCCTTGGGGCAACTCCTAAAGGAAGAAATATTGAGCAGCACGATGTTTTCTTCGGAATAGCAGAGAATCTTAAAGATTTGATTCCGGATATGAAAGAGTTTTGGAAGGAAGCAGAAGGTAAAATTCACCTGGATTGTTATCAGGAAGTCAAATTTGCTGACGGCTATGAAGTGGAAATTGTAGAGAAGGAAGAGAAATCATCAGAAGACCAATTGTTTTTCCTCAATCTGGGAGGGTATAAGCCGGGGTTTTTTGAAGAATTCCATGAGCAGCATTTAATGGTGGGGCAGTCTATGGGAGAGATTGTAAAAAGGGCAAAAGCTACCGAGTTTTATCAGACAATGGGCTTTGAAGGAGCTGTAAGCCATATTGATGATAAGCATGGAGTGGATATTGATGATATTTTCAATGTGAGTGATATTCTTCCTGCCTATATGAAAGAAAAATACACTATCATTCTTAAAAAATCTGATGCAGAAAATCAGGAGAACCCGATGGGACTTGGGTATTTAAAAATCGATAAAATTCAATAA
- a CDS encoding sulfite exporter TauE/SafE family protein, whose translation MSEIIILFLGAISAGLLGSLTGLGGGVIIIPLLTLGFGVPMHYAIGASLISVIGTSSGAAVAFVKEGFTNMRIGMFLEIATTAGAIAGALVSGMLNPNTIGIIFASILLLTVILNLKGKPDHQEPLIKGSLEDKLKLYGTFPDKGILKNYSARNTVPGFLMMMFAGAMSGLLGIGSGALKVLAMDNMMKLPFKVSTTTSNFMIGVTAVASALIYFQRGEIIPVIVAPVLIGVVIGSFIGSKTLMVSKTKKLKVFFAIVITILSVYMMYNGINKSFR comes from the coding sequence ATGTCAGAAATCATCATACTCTTCCTTGGCGCAATTTCCGCTGGTCTTTTAGGTTCACTTACGGGTTTAGGAGGAGGAGTTATTATCATTCCTTTATTAACGCTGGGATTCGGCGTTCCAATGCATTATGCTATCGGTGCTTCACTTATTTCAGTGATTGGTACCTCTTCCGGCGCGGCCGTAGCTTTCGTCAAAGAAGGATTTACCAACATGAGAATCGGGATGTTTCTCGAAATTGCCACCACAGCAGGAGCTATTGCGGGTGCTCTGGTTTCCGGAATGCTTAACCCCAATACAATCGGAATTATTTTCGCAAGTATTCTTCTTTTAACGGTTATTTTAAATCTTAAAGGAAAGCCCGATCACCAGGAACCTCTGATCAAAGGAAGTCTTGAAGATAAACTGAAATTGTACGGAACATTCCCTGATAAAGGAATATTGAAAAACTATTCTGCAAGAAATACAGTTCCTGGATTTTTGATGATGATGTTTGCCGGTGCAATGTCTGGGTTATTAGGAATAGGTTCTGGTGCGCTGAAAGTATTGGCAATGGATAATATGATGAAACTGCCTTTCAAAGTATCTACAACGACCAGTAATTTTATGATCGGAGTAACGGCAGTAGCGAGTGCACTGATCTATTTCCAGAGAGGAGAAATTATTCCTGTCATTGTAGCTCCGGTATTGATAGGAGTTGTCATCGGAAGTTTTATTGGTTCAAAAACACTGATGGTATCAAAAACAAAAAAATTAAAGGTATTTTTTGCCATTGTGATTACCATTCTTTCGGTTTATATGATGTATAACGGTATCAACAAAAGCTTCAGATAA
- a CDS encoding DUF1634 domain-containing protein — MKKNFTDVDLNRSVGNLLRLGVILSVATSLIGFIKLFFEGFKMPEKYTSLVVGTSSEKVWGHFWNSLCKGEGMAIIQLGILLLIFTPLMRIVFALIGYLKEKDYVYVVISSIVLAIMAVSFFAGYAH, encoded by the coding sequence ATGAAAAAGAATTTTACAGATGTAGATCTGAACCGCTCCGTAGGAAACCTTCTGAGATTGGGTGTTATTCTTTCTGTGGCAACATCCCTGATTGGTTTTATCAAGTTATTTTTTGAGGGTTTCAAAATGCCCGAAAAATATACCAGCCTTGTGGTAGGTACTTCTTCAGAGAAAGTATGGGGACATTTCTGGAATTCCCTGTGTAAAGGAGAAGGAATGGCTATTATTCAGCTGGGAATTCTTCTGTTGATCTTCACCCCTTTAATGAGAATTGTTTTCGCTTTAATAGGCTATCTAAAAGAAAAAGACTACGTATATGTAGTCATTTCTTCTATTGTTTTAGCGAT